One window from the genome of Rufibacter tibetensis encodes:
- a CDS encoding T9SS-dependent choice-of-anchor J family protein: MPQKLLFALFLLLSGISQAIGQTRSCGTMQHMAQLERERPNLRAQLQQQARMAGTSLKQPYEKLARGGVVTIPVVVHVVYNTVTHNISDEQVASQIAVLNKDFRRLNADSDKTPDLFKSLAADAEIEFCLAQRTPDGEPTNGITRTQTDKTNFDLNDAMKFTASGGKDAWNTSQYLNIWVIRFANTEEVLGYAQFPNSGSPLTDGVVIDYRYFGTSGTALRPFNLGRTTTHEVGHWLNLFHIWGDESCGNDQVEDTPVQEEENSGCPTFPSQSCTNTSDMFMNYMDYTNDACMNLFTTGQKTVMQNALGTFRSSLLTSLACNPVQVPDLDAALMEVTSPTKVLCATSFSPGVVLRNKGSQTLTSAHIQYRIDSGPLQTFNWTGSLGSFQSTTVSIPAIAIASGAHTITYTIASRNNAATDANAANNTVTATFQVQGVGLPLQEGFESATFPPAGWIINNPNQDLTWERTTKAAKTGVASAYMNNIAYTANGLVDELVLPPLDLTTRSMPKLSFQMAYALLSESGFSDTLEVLVSTDCGTSYRRIYQKFGQALTTATPYFTDKEFIPTEAQWRLETLDLAEFATAKTVSVKFRHVTDFENNLYLDDVKVDGDPLGAEEERAQKAVQVAPNPTSGTVYITSPEAIISSLQICDAVGRVIQEVTSLKHTRNQPLQITLLNQTNGIYFIKMMTDKGVVVRRVMLLR, from the coding sequence CCCGCTCCTGCGGCACCATGCAACATATGGCGCAGCTGGAGAGGGAACGACCTAATCTGCGGGCACAATTGCAACAACAGGCCAGGATGGCCGGAACAAGCCTAAAGCAGCCCTATGAGAAATTGGCAAGAGGTGGCGTGGTTACTATTCCGGTAGTGGTGCACGTGGTGTACAATACCGTTACCCATAACATTTCAGACGAGCAGGTAGCCTCTCAGATAGCGGTTTTAAACAAAGACTTCCGGCGGCTGAACGCCGATTCCGATAAAACTCCAGACCTGTTCAAAAGCTTAGCCGCCGATGCAGAAATAGAATTCTGCCTGGCCCAGCGCACGCCTGACGGAGAACCCACCAACGGCATTACCCGCACCCAAACAGACAAGACTAATTTTGACCTGAACGATGCCATGAAGTTTACGGCTTCGGGCGGGAAAGATGCTTGGAACACCAGCCAATACCTGAACATCTGGGTGATACGGTTCGCCAATACGGAGGAGGTGCTGGGGTATGCCCAATTCCCTAATTCAGGTTCTCCGCTTACCGACGGCGTGGTCATTGATTATCGGTATTTCGGGACCAGCGGTACTGCGCTTCGTCCTTTCAACCTGGGCCGGACCACCACCCACGAAGTAGGCCACTGGCTTAACCTTTTCCATATCTGGGGAGATGAATCCTGTGGGAATGACCAGGTAGAGGATACGCCCGTTCAGGAAGAAGAGAACTCAGGTTGTCCTACGTTTCCCAGCCAGAGTTGCACCAACACCAGTGACATGTTCATGAACTACATGGACTACACCAATGATGCCTGCATGAACCTCTTCACTACCGGGCAGAAAACCGTGATGCAGAATGCACTTGGTACTTTCCGATCAAGCTTACTTACCTCCCTGGCTTGTAATCCGGTGCAGGTTCCTGACCTAGATGCTGCTTTAATGGAAGTAACTTCTCCTACTAAGGTTCTTTGCGCCACTTCCTTTTCACCGGGAGTTGTGTTGCGGAACAAAGGCAGCCAGACCCTAACTTCGGCTCACATTCAGTACCGGATCGACAGCGGTCCTCTCCAGACATTTAACTGGACAGGCTCCCTGGGTTCTTTCCAAAGCACCACCGTTTCAATTCCGGCTATTGCCATTGCTTCCGGAGCCCACACCATTACTTATACCATCGCCTCTCGCAACAACGCCGCCACTGATGCGAATGCGGCTAACAACACTGTTACGGCTACCTTCCAGGTACAAGGCGTTGGGTTACCTTTGCAGGAGGGGTTTGAAAGTGCCACTTTCCCGCCTGCAGGGTGGATTATTAACAACCCCAACCAGGACCTAACCTGGGAGCGGACCACAAAAGCAGCCAAAACAGGGGTTGCTTCAGCGTACATGAATAACATTGCCTACACCGCTAATGGACTGGTAGATGAATTGGTACTGCCTCCGCTGGATCTGACCACCCGAAGCATGCCTAAACTCTCTTTCCAGATGGCATACGCGCTGCTTTCTGAAAGTGGCTTCTCTGATACGCTAGAGGTCTTGGTGTCTACCGATTGCGGAACCTCGTACCGACGCATTTACCAGAAGTTTGGTCAGGCATTAACCACTGCCACGCCTTATTTCACCGATAAGGAATTCATCCCTACCGAGGCGCAGTGGCGATTAGAAACCTTGGATTTGGCAGAGTTTGCAACAGCTAAAACCGTCTCGGTTAAGTTCAGGCACGTCACAGACTTTGAGAACAACCTGTACCTGGATGATGTAAAAGTAGACGGTGACCCACTGGGAGCCGAGGAGGAACGGGCGCAGAAAGCAGTGCAGGTAGCGCCTAACCCAACCTCTGGAACGGTGTACATCACCTCCCCGGAAGCCATCATTTCCAGTCTGCAGATTTGTGATGCAGTGGGACGGGTGATACAGGAAGTTACCTCCCTTAAACATACAAGAAATCAGCCGCTGCAAATCACCTTGCTAAATCAGACCAACGGCATCTACTTCATCAAAATGATGACCGACAAAGGAGTGGTGGTACGTAGAGTAATGCTGCTGCGATAA
- a CDS encoding M28 family metallopeptidase, protein MTRVRQTIADLSAPAMHGRGYAFKGDSLAANYLQKQYAAIGLKSFQPNYKQPFTLPVNILENRLKLEVDGKALVPGVDFLAHAATGAGAGEGRVYEIDTLILQDVDVAQQFLTNNLRNKVLVVYQRHLQELLSLPEPFQPQLKSVAAVIVRQPGPKLMGTIRGEQLPFPALEVLEKAWPKKAKKITFAVDARLELHYRSQNVIGFVPGKINPDSFVVITAHYDHLGHQGKDLYFPGAHDNGSGTAMLLELARYYAQPQNTPDYSIAFMAFAGEEAGLVGSRYYTEHPLFPLGKIKFLLNLDLMSTGEEGLMVVNGSVFPKHFSLLQHLNQQHQYLPQLKSRGKAANSDHYFFSEKGVPSFFFYTLGSTTTEYHHPNDKADTLPLTKFKEVMALIQTFIKAL, encoded by the coding sequence ATGACCCGTGTCCGCCAGACCATCGCTGATCTTTCCGCTCCGGCCATGCATGGCCGCGGATACGCTTTCAAAGGCGATAGCTTGGCCGCCAATTACCTGCAAAAACAATACGCCGCCATAGGCCTGAAGTCTTTCCAGCCTAACTACAAACAACCCTTCACCCTGCCCGTCAACATCCTGGAGAATCGCCTTAAACTAGAAGTAGACGGAAAAGCCTTGGTACCCGGTGTAGACTTCCTGGCGCACGCCGCTACGGGTGCAGGAGCCGGAGAAGGCCGGGTGTACGAGATAGATACCTTGATCCTACAGGATGTAGATGTCGCCCAGCAGTTTCTCACGAACAACCTCCGGAACAAGGTACTGGTAGTGTACCAGCGTCACTTACAGGAACTGCTCTCTTTACCAGAGCCTTTTCAGCCCCAATTAAAAAGTGTGGCTGCTGTGATTGTTCGGCAACCCGGCCCCAAACTGATGGGCACCATCCGGGGAGAACAGCTCCCTTTTCCCGCGCTGGAAGTATTGGAGAAAGCCTGGCCCAAGAAAGCCAAGAAAATAACTTTCGCCGTAGATGCTCGCCTGGAGCTGCACTACCGAAGCCAAAATGTGATTGGGTTTGTGCCAGGCAAAATCAACCCAGACTCCTTTGTGGTCATCACGGCCCATTATGACCACTTAGGGCATCAAGGCAAAGACCTGTACTTTCCCGGCGCGCATGACAACGGCAGTGGTACAGCCATGCTTTTAGAGTTAGCCCGCTACTACGCACAGCCGCAAAACACCCCAGACTACTCCATTGCTTTCATGGCCTTTGCTGGTGAAGAGGCCGGCTTGGTGGGTTCCCGTTATTACACAGAACACCCGCTCTTCCCGTTGGGCAAAATTAAGTTTCTGCTGAACCTTGATTTGATGAGCACTGGTGAGGAAGGCCTGATGGTGGTGAATGGCAGCGTTTTCCCGAAGCACTTCTCGCTCCTGCAACACCTGAATCAACAGCATCAATACCTTCCCCAACTCAAAAGCAGGGGCAAAGCTGCTAACTCTGACCATTACTTTTTCTCTGAAAAGGGAGTGCCGTCCTTCTTCTTCTACACTTTGGGCAGCACCACTACTGAATACCACCACCCCAACGACAAGGCAGACACCTTACCCCTCACCAAATTCAAAGAGGTAATGGCCCTTATACAGACATTCATAAAAGCATTATAG
- a CDS encoding VanZ family protein: MRISYYALALGWAVVILVLTLLPAPVLPPGPKWDFLTFDSLVHAILFGMQLLLLLIGLQRDPSVQITKRIITRSFLLVVAFGILVEILQGSMGLGREADPVDALSNTIGGVLGLGIWSLLSRRFSGNFRKSG, from the coding sequence GTGCGTATCTCCTATTATGCACTGGCACTTGGGTGGGCAGTAGTCATTCTTGTATTGACGCTACTGCCTGCCCCAGTTCTACCTCCTGGTCCCAAGTGGGACTTTCTCACCTTTGACTCCCTGGTGCACGCCATCCTTTTTGGGATGCAGTTGCTTCTCCTTCTGATTGGGTTACAGCGTGACCCTTCTGTGCAGATCACCAAGCGTATTATTACAAGGTCTTTTCTGCTGGTGGTAGCCTTCGGAATCTTAGTGGAGATCTTACAAGGTTCTATGGGATTGGGTCGCGAGGCAGATCCGGTAGATGCGCTCAGCAACACCATTGGCGGCGTGCTTGGCTTAGGTATTTGGTCGCTGCTCTCCCGCCGTTTCTCCGGCAATTTCAGAAAATCAGGTTAA
- the gcvH gene encoding glycine cleavage system protein GcvH, which translates to MNFPEELKYTKDHEWIKIEGDVAYVGITDFAQRELGDIVYVDIDTLDKDVAKEEVFGTVEAVKTVSDLFSPLSGQVLEINEKLDGSPELVNSDPYGDGWMIKMSVTDQEEVAELLSASAYRELVGA; encoded by the coding sequence ATGAACTTCCCTGAGGAGCTTAAATACACCAAAGACCACGAGTGGATCAAAATTGAAGGCGATGTAGCGTACGTAGGCATCACTGATTTCGCGCAGCGTGAACTAGGTGACATTGTGTATGTAGACATTGACACGTTAGACAAAGACGTAGCCAAAGAAGAAGTATTTGGTACCGTAGAAGCTGTTAAAACTGTTTCTGATTTGTTTAGCCCGCTTTCTGGCCAGGTGTTGGAAATCAACGAGAAACTGGATGGCAGCCCTGAACTGGTGAATTCTGACCCTTACGGTGACGGCTGGATGATCAAGATGTCTGTGACGGATCAAGAGGAAGTAGCTGAGCTTCTTTCTGCGTCGGCGTACCGTGAACTGGTAGGCGCTTAA